Proteins encoded together in one Acholeplasma hippikon window:
- the trhO gene encoding oxygen-dependent tRNA uridine(34) hydroxylase TrhO, with product MENLEYRVLLFYKYVTIENPEKTVEEHLKFCKEIGVLGRILIAKEGINGTLSGTVEQTNKYIEYMKNHPLFNNIFFKIDAVDGHAFKKMHVRVKKELVNLSLEEDLNPLELTGKHLTAKEWYEAMQDPNTVIIDARNDYEYDLGHFRGAIKPEIRNFRELPQWVKQNKEKFEGKKILTYCTGGVRCEKFSGWLKREGFEDVGQLYGGIHTYGNDPEVQGQLWDGKMYVFDQRIAVDINKVEHVVVGKDYFTGEPCERYINCGNPDCNEQIICSEESEQKHMGSCCDACRLHPRNRWVIKHGLTIEDVKRRNLELAQTKEIN from the coding sequence ATGGAAAATTTAGAATATAGAGTATTACTTTTCTATAAATATGTAACAATTGAAAACCCGGAAAAAACTGTAGAAGAACATCTAAAGTTTTGTAAAGAAATTGGTGTATTAGGTCGTATCTTAATTGCTAAAGAGGGAATCAACGGTACACTTTCTGGAACAGTTGAACAAACAAATAAATATATTGAATATATGAAAAATCACCCACTATTCAACAATATCTTCTTTAAGATTGATGCAGTGGATGGTCACGCATTTAAAAAGATGCATGTAAGAGTAAAAAAAGAATTAGTTAACCTTTCATTAGAAGAAGATTTAAACCCACTTGAATTAACTGGTAAACATTTAACAGCTAAAGAATGGTATGAAGCAATGCAAGATCCTAATACAGTTATCATTGACGCACGTAATGATTATGAATATGATTTAGGTCACTTTAGAGGCGCTATCAAACCTGAAATTAGAAACTTTAGAGAATTACCTCAATGGGTTAAACAAAATAAAGAAAAGTTTGAAGGCAAGAAAATCTTAACTTACTGTACAGGTGGCGTACGTTGTGAAAAATTCTCAGGTTGGTTAAAACGTGAAGGATTTGAAGATGTTGGTCAATTATATGGCGGTATCCATACATATGGTAATGACCCTGAAGTTCAAGGTCAACTTTGGGATGGTAAGATGTATGTCTTCGACCAAAGAATCGCTGTTGATATTAACAAAGTAGAACATGTTGTGGTGGGTAAAGACTACTTCACTGGTGAACCTTGTGAACGTTATATTAACTGTGGTAACCCAGATTGTAATGAACAAATTATTTGTTCAGAAGAAAGCGAACAAAAGCATATGGGATCATGTTGTGATGCATGTCGTTTACATCCTAGAAACCGCTGGGTTATTAAGCATGGCTTAACAATTGAAGACGTTAAACGTAGAAATTTAGAGCTTGCACAAACAAAAGAAATAAATTAA